Proteins encoded together in one Campylobacter peloridis LMG 23910 window:
- a CDS encoding ABC transporter ATP-binding protein, whose product MDKNYKEMKLKEVFIRFKPYYKDYWFYFVLAIIGMLLTSGGTAASAYIIEPILNKIFIEKNAQLLYYMPFLVVLIYALKNLGAYMQVYYISYVGTDILRRLRELVLGNLLRLDMSFFHKYRSGELISRCTSDIGALQNIVSTIIPEILRESLTAIGLLSVVIYQSPKLAFFALVILPLAIYPLAIFAKKIKKIGRNTQEKNSDLTSRLSEIFSNIELIKASNASKNEMQKFSQTNSEVCKLSLKGIRIEALSSPLMESMGSIGFAIVIIVGGKEVIDGSLSIGSFFSFTTALFMAYTPIKRLSSLYTRLQNAVAASERTFYLTDLEPQIKGGNEKLTENIQNIHFKNVSLSYQKDKMVLKDVSFSFNKGEILALVGSSGGGKSSIINLLMYFFEKDSGEILINQKDISSFDIMSLRENISLVTQNIYIFNDTIAQNIAYAKEYDETRVIEVLKQANAYDFVQELGGIHTELKEHGKNLSGGQKQRIAIARALYKNPQILIFDEATSALDNESEKAIVNTIENLKKDRLILIIAHRLSTIENADKIAVLSKGKIASIGNDEYLMQHCEIYQKLKQKAQKTDKIKENEN is encoded by the coding sequence ATGGATAAAAATTACAAAGAAATGAAGCTTAAAGAGGTTTTTATTCGCTTTAAGCCTTATTATAAAGATTATTGGTTTTATTTTGTTTTAGCTATCATTGGTATGCTTTTAACTAGCGGTGGAACAGCGGCTAGTGCTTATATTATAGAGCCTATTTTAAATAAAATTTTTATAGAAAAGAATGCTCAATTGCTTTATTATATGCCTTTTCTTGTTGTTTTAATCTATGCTTTAAAAAATCTTGGTGCTTATATGCAAGTTTATTATATATCTTATGTTGGAACAGACATTTTAAGAAGATTAAGAGAATTAGTTCTTGGTAATCTTTTACGCTTAGATATGAGTTTTTTTCATAAATACAGAAGCGGAGAATTAATCAGCAGGTGCACTTCTGATATAGGAGCTTTACAAAATATAGTTTCAACTATAATACCTGAAATTTTAAGAGAAAGTTTAACAGCAATTGGGCTTTTAAGTGTGGTAATTTATCAAAGTCCAAAACTTGCTTTTTTTGCTTTGGTGATTTTACCTTTAGCAATTTATCCTCTTGCTATTTTTGCTAAAAAAATCAAAAAAATAGGACGCAATACCCAAGAAAAAAATTCTGATCTTACTTCAAGATTGAGTGAAATTTTTTCTAATATAGAACTTATTAAAGCTTCTAATGCAAGCAAAAATGAAATGCAAAAATTTAGCCAAACTAATAGCGAAGTTTGTAAACTTTCTTTAAAAGGCATTAGAATCGAAGCTTTAAGTAGTCCTTTGATGGAATCTATGGGTTCAATTGGCTTTGCTATAGTGATTATAGTAGGTGGAAAAGAAGTAATTGATGGAAGTTTAAGCATTGGTTCATTTTTTAGTTTTACCACAGCTTTATTTATGGCTTATACTCCTATTAAAAGACTTTCTTCGCTTTATACAAGATTACAAAATGCAGTAGCAGCGAGTGAGAGAACTTTTTATCTAACTGATTTAGAACCACAAATTAAAGGTGGTAATGAAAAACTTACAGAAAATATCCAAAATATTCATTTTAAAAATGTCTCTTTAAGCTATCAAAAAGATAAAATGGTACTAAAAGATGTAAGTTTTTCTTTTAATAAAGGAGAAATTTTAGCTTTAGTTGGTTCAAGTGGTGGAGGAAAATCTTCTATAATCAATCTTTTGATGTATTTTTTTGAAAAAGATAGTGGTGAAATTTTAATCAATCAAAAAGATATTAGCTCTTTTGACATTATGAGTTTAAGAGAGAACATATCTTTAGTAACGCAAAATATTTATATATTTAATGACACTATAGCTCAAAATATTGCTTATGCTAAAGAGTATGATGAAACACGCGTTATAGAGGTTTTAAAGCAAGCTAATGCTTATGATTTTGTTCAAGAACTTGGTGGCATACATACTGAATTAAAAGAACATGGAAAAAATCTCTCAGGCGGACAAAAACAACGCATTGCTATAGCAAGAGCTTTGTATAAAAATCCTCAAATTTTAATTTTTGATGAAGCAACTTCAGCACTTGATAATGAAAGTGAAAAAGCCATTGTAAATACAATAGAAAACTTAAAAAAAGATCGTTTAATTCTTATCATTGCTCATAGACTTAGCACCATAGAAAATGCGGATAAAATCGCAGTGCTTAGCAAAGGCAAAATCGCTTCTATAGGAAATGATGAGTATTTAATGCAACATTGTGAAATTTATCAAAAATTAAAACAAAAAGCACAAAAAACTGACAAAATAAAGGAAAATGAAAACTAA
- the cysS gene encoding cysteine--tRNA ligase, with amino-acid sequence MVFFDSVLKKKCEFIPHDAKKANIYLCGPTVYDDAHLGHARSSVCFDLLRRVLLASDYEVIFARNYTDIDDKILKKIQESGKSLEEITNFYIKRYEEDMQALNILEPDFKPKATAYIEQMITYIEKLLELNLAYKLEDGIYFDTSKDEKYFYISKRNLEDNQSRLEESVTKKNDSDFVLWKFDEKFYPASFGKGRPGWHTECVVMIESIFKDKLDIHAGGIDLLFPHHENEACQCRCKNNHELANFWLHNGFVQINGEKMSKSLGNSFFLKDSLKLFSGEVLRFYLLSVHYRAHFNYALKDLQAAKKRLDKFYRLKKRLNLNVFIDEKSSIESEIAKNILEVLNDDLNISKALALLDEFINESNIYLDQNSKDKAYKAKLEKTLKELAFIFGIGFIDTIKYFQFGISKEKCQEIEEKITLRNKAKQEKNYALADQIRDDLAKENILLMDTPNGVVWEKNG; translated from the coding sequence ATGGTTTTTTTTGATAGTGTTTTAAAGAAAAAATGTGAATTTATCCCACATGATGCAAAAAAAGCAAATATTTATTTATGTGGGCCTACTGTGTATGATGATGCACACTTAGGACATGCAAGAAGCAGTGTGTGTTTTGATCTTCTAAGAAGAGTTTTACTAGCAAGTGATTATGAAGTGATTTTCGCTAGAAATTACACTGATATTGATGATAAAATCTTAAAAAAAATACAAGAAAGTGGTAAAAGCTTAGAGGAAATCACAAATTTTTATATTAAAAGATATGAAGAGGATATGCAAGCACTTAATATCTTAGAACCTGACTTTAAACCAAAGGCTACAGCTTATATTGAGCAAATGATTACTTATATAGAAAAGCTTTTAGAATTAAACCTAGCCTATAAACTTGAAGATGGAATTTACTTTGATACTAGCAAAGATGAAAAATACTTTTATATCTCTAAAAGAAATTTAGAAGATAATCAATCACGCTTAGAAGAAAGTGTAACTAAAAAAAATGATAGTGATTTTGTTTTATGGAAATTTGATGAAAAATTTTATCCTGCAAGCTTTGGTAAAGGAAGACCTGGTTGGCATACAGAATGCGTTGTGATGATAGAGAGTATTTTTAAAGACAAACTTGATATTCATGCAGGAGGTATAGACTTACTTTTTCCTCATCATGAAAACGAAGCTTGTCAATGTCGTTGTAAAAATAATCATGAGCTGGCTAATTTTTGGCTACACAATGGCTTTGTGCAAATTAATGGTGAAAAAATGAGCAAGAGCTTGGGAAATAGCTTTTTTCTAAAAGATTCTTTAAAACTTTTTAGTGGTGAAGTTTTAAGATTTTATCTTTTAAGTGTGCATTATAGAGCACATTTTAACTATGCTTTAAAAGATTTACAAGCTGCTAAAAAAAGGCTTGATAAATTTTACCGCTTAAAAAAACGCTTAAATTTAAATGTCTTTATAGATGAAAAATCATCTATAGAAAGTGAAATTGCTAAAAATATCTTAGAAGTTTTAAATGATGATTTAAACATTTCTAAAGCCTTGGCTTTACTTGATGAGTTTATCAATGAAAGCAATATTTACTTAGATCAAAATTCAAAAGATAAAGCTTATAAAGCTAAACTAGAAAAAACTTTAAAAGAACTTGCTTTTATTTTTGGTATAGGTTTTATAGATACTATAAAGTATTTTCAATTTGGCATTAGCAAAGAAAAATGTCAAGAAATAGAAGAAAAAATCACTCTACGCAACAAGGCAAAACAAGAAAAAAACTATGCCTTAGCAGATCAAATTCGTGATGATTTAGCTAAAGAGAATATTCTTTTAATGGATACACCAAATGGTGTAGTATGGGAGAAAAATGGATAA
- the murJ gene encoding murein biosynthesis integral membrane protein MurJ — MRKNIVFKNFIINALGILFSRIMGVLRDIVLALYLGAGIYSDIFFVALKMPAFFRRIFAEGAFGQAFLPSFLKASKKGAFCIKVLLQFSIIVFLTCILVSFFAEFFTKIFAFGFNKETIILAAPLVSINFWYLFFIFLVTFLGSLLNYKQNFFITSFSASFFNLFVVIAGFFVSQDEPLEALYYFSYATILSGLAQLIWHIFALKNTRILKSIYLSIKLKKTKTSLDKFHSTFTHGLLGSSANQISSLLDTTIASFLMAGSISYLYYSNRVFQLPLALFAIALSQVSFPKILRHLKANEEQKALAFMQKAFEYLSVLLILASIVGIILAKEIVEFLFQRGNFNQDDTKITAFLLQAYLLGLLPFGLQKLFSLWLYAKFKQKIAAIIAFKTLFISAFFSIVIILLIENEAYKSLGIALASSISAFYLLYANIKEFGFKNLWGIFRVKFWLISIVFLSLFALGLFEIKDILIQFLIEVYHFFKGLF; from the coding sequence ATGAGAAAAAATATTGTTTTTAAAAATTTCATCATCAATGCTTTAGGAATATTATTTTCTAGAATAATGGGTGTTTTAAGAGATATTGTTTTAGCTTTATACTTAGGGGCTGGAATTTATAGTGACATTTTCTTTGTGGCTTTGAAAATGCCTGCTTTTTTTAGAAGAATTTTTGCAGAAGGAGCTTTTGGACAAGCTTTTTTGCCAAGTTTTTTAAAAGCTAGTAAAAAAGGTGCTTTTTGTATAAAAGTTTTATTGCAATTTAGTATTATTGTTTTTTTAACCTGTATTTTGGTGAGTTTTTTTGCTGAATTTTTTACAAAGATTTTTGCCTTTGGTTTTAACAAAGAAACGATTATTTTAGCCGCACCCTTAGTTTCTATTAATTTTTGGTATTTATTTTTCATCTTTTTAGTAACTTTTTTAGGCTCTTTATTAAACTATAAGCAAAATTTTTTCATTACTTCTTTTTCTGCTTCATTTTTTAATCTTTTTGTTGTGATTGCGGGGTTTTTTGTCAGTCAAGATGAGCCTTTAGAGGCTTTGTATTATTTTTCGTATGCAACCATTTTAAGTGGTTTAGCTCAACTTATATGGCATATTTTTGCTTTAAAAAATACTAGAATTTTAAAAAGTATATATTTAAGTATAAAACTTAAAAAGACAAAGACTAGTTTAGATAAATTTCACTCTACTTTTACTCATGGACTTTTAGGCTCTTCAGCAAATCAAATTAGCTCTTTATTAGATACTACTATAGCTAGTTTTTTAATGGCTGGAAGTATTTCGTATTTGTATTATTCTAATAGAGTTTTTCAGCTTCCTTTAGCACTTTTTGCAATAGCTCTAAGCCAAGTAAGCTTTCCAAAAATATTAAGGCATTTAAAAGCAAATGAAGAACAAAAAGCTTTAGCTTTTATGCAAAAAGCTTTTGAGTATTTAAGTGTGCTTTTAATTTTAGCTAGTATAGTGGGAATTATCCTAGCTAAAGAGATTGTAGAGTTTTTATTTCAAAGAGGAAATTTTAATCAAGATGATACCAAAATCACCGCATTTTTATTACAAGCTTATCTTTTGGGACTTTTACCTTTTGGTTTGCAAAAGCTTTTTTCTTTATGGCTTTATGCTAAATTTAAACAAAAAATAGCTGCTATAATCGCTTTTAAAACACTTTTTATATCAGCATTTTTTAGCATAGTGATTATTTTACTTATCGAAAATGAAGCTTATAAAAGTTTAGGTATAGCTTTAGCCTCTTCTATAAGTGCTTTTTATTTATTGTATGCTAATATAAAAGAATTTGGCTTTAAAAACCTTTGGGGTATTTTTAGGGTTAAATTTTGGCTTATTAGCATAGTGTTTTTAAGTTTATTTGCTTTAGGCTTATTTGAAATTAAAGATATTTTAATACAATTTTTAATCGAAGTTTATCATTTTTTTAAAGGTTTATTTTAA
- a CDS encoding flagellar assembly protein A, translated as MEDKTIIYTKDPYKELLAFASKNKYNINEVDFKLLSFSTSYAFANKEWIKANEKELKIFEDNEQFLSHDLNIEQEYKIEIYHNKHKHQDFTIELKLDEFATILKAVVKANGEVAYHDKLVLDIFETIYKAMIKDKFLLGFRSFDFKKQVIDFNTLIKEKQKFDFEIEFEVSRGILPQDPTNEEIKYHYLEKLKKHNDVMNRNYVAPIGKDELAIERIKPKEGKDGKDLRFKILKSLPPKLNKEKILCSNDFEVKEDDDSIKYIAKKDGFIIQKKSTYEIENYLEFNKVDFKSTGSIWAGIDKQVTLIVKNNNSLEDAIGPRITIEAQDIEIVGNIAQDAIVRGTKINFKGNMHQKSKIFGKKIDMDNLKGYCEAEELNLNTLENGFIKAKKVNIKKAIGGEINADEIYIQELHSNCICNAKSLIKIDKINGNGNKLVIQDMKNLEEDKSGEEILHLLDENKKTQDELFKELENIKHTIHVSKDSVKLLQQKVKELISSKRAVPQAYKATIKDFNQKIENYNILKNKFEILKEEELHNVEKLKDTQNKLLKSKIINKSGNWTDLNEVKFILLYPKKELTYHPHSDEKIQCFELEKINTEENEIYEIRVLNNYKEENK; from the coding sequence ATGGAAGATAAAACAATTATTTATACAAAAGATCCCTACAAAGAGCTTTTAGCGTTTGCTTCAAAAAATAAATACAATATCAATGAAGTAGATTTTAAATTATTAAGTTTTAGCACCTCTTATGCCTTTGCAAATAAAGAGTGGATTAAGGCAAATGAAAAAGAATTAAAAATTTTTGAAGATAATGAGCAGTTTTTATCGCATGATTTGAACATAGAGCAAGAGTATAAAATAGAAATTTATCATAATAAACACAAACATCAAGATTTTACTATAGAATTAAAATTAGATGAATTTGCTACTATTTTAAAGGCTGTAGTAAAGGCAAATGGCGAAGTTGCATATCATGATAAATTAGTTTTGGATATATTTGAAACTATTTACAAAGCTATGATTAAAGATAAATTTTTACTTGGTTTTAGAAGTTTTGATTTTAAAAAGCAAGTTATTGACTTTAATACCCTTATAAAAGAAAAGCAAAAATTTGATTTTGAGATTGAATTTGAAGTTAGCAGGGGAATTTTGCCACAAGATCCAACTAATGAAGAAATTAAATATCATTACTTAGAAAAATTAAAAAAGCATAATGATGTAATGAATAGAAACTATGTTGCACCTATAGGAAAAGATGAATTAGCCATAGAAAGAATCAAACCTAAAGAAGGAAAAGATGGTAAAGATTTAAGATTTAAAATTTTAAAATCTTTACCACCAAAACTTAATAAAGAAAAAATTTTGTGCTCAAATGATTTTGAAGTGAAAGAAGATGATGATAGTATCAAATATATAGCAAAAAAAGATGGGTTTATTATACAAAAAAAATCTACTTATGAAATTGAAAATTATTTAGAATTTAATAAAGTTGATTTTAAGAGCACAGGTTCTATTTGGGCTGGGATAGATAAGCAAGTTACTTTGATTGTAAAAAATAACAACAGCCTAGAAGATGCAATTGGACCAAGAATTACTATAGAAGCTCAAGATATTGAAATAGTAGGAAATATAGCTCAAGATGCTATAGTAAGAGGAACAAAAATTAATTTTAAAGGAAATATGCATCAAAAAAGTAAAATTTTTGGAAAAAAAATAGATATGGATAATTTAAAAGGTTATTGCGAGGCAGAGGAATTAAATTTAAACACTTTGGAAAATGGTTTTATTAAAGCTAAAAAAGTAAATATCAAAAAAGCTATAGGTGGTGAGATTAACGCAGATGAAATTTATATACAAGAGCTTCATAGTAACTGCATTTGTAATGCAAAGAGCTTGATTAAAATAGACAAAATTAATGGAAATGGAAATAAACTAGTCATACAAGATATGAAAAATTTAGAAGAAGATAAAAGTGGTGAAGAAATTTTACATTTATTAGATGAAAACAAAAAAACACAAGATGAACTTTTTAAAGAATTAGAAAATATTAAACATACTATTCATGTTAGTAAGGATTCTGTAAAGTTATTGCAGCAAAAAGTAAAAGAATTAATTTCCTCCAAAAGAGCAGTTCCGCAAGCTTATAAAGCTACTATAAAAGACTTTAATCAAAAGATAGAAAATTATAATATTTTGAAAAATAAATTTGAAATTTTAAAAGAAGAAGAATTGCATAATGTAGAAAAATTAAAAGATACGCAAAATAAATTATTAAAATCAAAAATTATAAATAAAAGTGGTAATTGGACTGACTTAAATGAGGTAAAATTTATTTTGTTATATCCAAAAAAAGAATTAACCTATCATCCACATAGTGATGAAAAAATTCAATGCTTTGAACTTGAGAAAATCAATACTGAAGAAAATGAAATATATGAAATTCGCGTACTTAATAATTACAAGGAAGAAAACAAATGA
- the ruvA gene encoding Holliday junction branch migration protein RuvA yields MIVAIEGIITKKEPTFVVVKTSSGVSYGVFVSLFCSSSFQKNDKIEFFITQIIKEDSHKLYGFLDLNEQKMFELLIKINGIGATTAMALCSSLDSNAFYTALQNGDESVFKKVPGIGPKSAKRIIAELSDAKINIENSNQSQTQALAALLSLGFKQENILKVLRTCESKDTSELVKEALKKLA; encoded by the coding sequence ATGATAGTAGCAATAGAAGGGATAATAACCAAAAAAGAACCTACTTTTGTAGTCGTAAAAACTTCTAGTGGAGTTAGCTATGGTGTTTTTGTTTCATTGTTTTGTTCTAGCAGTTTTCAAAAAAACGATAAAATCGAATTTTTTATCACTCAAATCATCAAAGAAGATTCTCATAAATTATATGGTTTTTTAGATTTAAATGAACAAAAGATGTTTGAACTTTTGATTAAAATTAACGGCATAGGTGCAACTACAGCTATGGCACTTTGTTCTAGTTTAGACAGCAATGCTTTTTATACAGCTTTACAAAATGGTGATGAAAGTGTATTTAAGAAAGTTCCTGGTATTGGGCCAAAGAGTGCAAAAAGAATTATAGCTGAGTTAAGTGATGCAAAAATCAATATAGAAAATTCTAATCAAAGTCAAACTCAAGCTTTGGCTGCATTACTTTCGCTTGGTTTTAAACAAGAAAATATTTTAAAAGTTTTAAGAACATGCGAAAGCAAAGACACAAGCGAGCTTGTTAAAGAAGCTTTAAAAAAGTTAGCATAA
- a CDS encoding D-alanine--D-alanine ligase, translating to MIYGIVFGANSYEHEISIISAVVLKKVLKTQKKFIFCDKNKDFFLIDEEKMNAKTFSSGAYKKEKALVLKQGGFYIKNLLGEKKLEIDVVINVVHGKDGEDGKIAALFDFYGIKYIGPRLEASVLSYNKILTKLYAKSVGVKILDYKILNLHKELNEKLDFPCILKPARLGSSIGISIVKNEKELKYAKDVAFEFDEDIVVEDFISNIKEYNLAGCMINDKMEFSIIEEPKKNEILDFEQKYLGFSDSTKVLQADINENLKQKLKDNFCKIYNPLFKGALIRCDFFVVDDEVYLNEINPNPGSLANYLFEDFTWIIDNLAKNIELEKQVKIDYTFIHSINGQKGKL from the coding sequence ATGATATATGGAATTGTTTTTGGTGCAAATTCTTATGAGCATGAAATTAGCATAATTAGTGCTGTGGTTTTAAAAAAAGTTTTGAAAACACAAAAAAAATTTATATTTTGTGATAAAAACAAAGATTTTTTTCTTATAGATGAAGAAAAAATGAATGCTAAAACTTTTAGTAGTGGCGCTTATAAAAAAGAAAAAGCTTTGGTGTTAAAGCAGGGTGGTTTTTATATAAAGAATTTATTAGGTGAAAAAAAACTTGAAATAGATGTAGTTATTAATGTGGTTCATGGAAAAGATGGAGAGGATGGTAAAATAGCTGCTTTATTTGATTTTTATGGTATAAAATATATAGGACCGCGTTTAGAAGCTAGTGTTTTATCTTATAATAAAATTTTAACAAAACTTTATGCAAAAAGTGTTGGAGTAAAGATATTAGATTATAAAATTTTAAATTTACACAAAGAATTAAATGAAAAGTTAGATTTTCCTTGTATTTTAAAGCCTGCAAGACTTGGAAGTAGTATAGGCATAAGCATAGTTAAGAATGAAAAAGAATTAAAATACGCTAAGGATGTAGCTTTTGAATTTGATGAAGATATAGTAGTTGAAGATTTTATTAGCAATATAAAAGAATACAATTTAGCAGGTTGCATGATAAATGATAAAATGGAATTTTCTATTATTGAAGAGCCTAAAAAAAATGAGATTTTAGATTTTGAACAAAAATATTTGGGATTTTCAGATAGCACTAAGGTTCTTCAAGCAGATATTAATGAAAATTTAAAACAAAAACTCAAAGATAATTTTTGTAAAATTTATAATCCTTTATTCAAAGGAGCTTTGATACGCTGTGATTTTTTTGTTGTTGATGATGAGGTTTACTTAAATGAAATTAATCCAAATCCAGGTTCTTTAGCTAATTATTTATTTGAAGATTTTACTTGGATAATTGATAATTTAGCAAAAAATATTGAATTAGAAAAACAAGTTAAAATCGATTATACATTTATACATAGCATTAATGGTCAAAAAGGCAAATTATAA
- a CDS encoding type II toxin-antitoxin system Phd/YefM family antitoxin, with the protein MATFSKDEIYTATEVVRNFSTMLEKTKKNENGRVVIVKNNKFEAVLLSFEEYERLSEAVILLENIYNNKKG; encoded by the coding sequence ATGGCTACTTTTAGTAAAGATGAAATTTACACTGCAACTGAAGTAGTAAGAAATTTTAGCACTATGCTTGAAAAAACCAAAAAAAATGAAAATGGCAGGGTGGTGATTGTTAAAAATAACAAATTCGAAGCAGTGCTTTTAAGTTTTGAAGAATATGAGCGTTTAAGTGAGGCTGTAATACTTTTAGAAAATATTTACAATAATAAAAAAGGCTAG
- a CDS encoding alpha/beta fold hydrolase yields the protein MAKTRVYSNGYFYNLSYELINPECENSILILHGWGANKELMKQAFSQVLKNFKQIYLDLPGFGNSSIDASMDSYAYAKVVKDFLVTIEQKIDYLMGHSFGGKIATIMCQNDDYKGLILLSSAGIVLPKSSKVRFKIALFKILKNLPYGDFWRKFFISKDAQGMSEIMYDTFKKVVNENLENEFQKIKNPILIFWGNEDKATPLKSGAIIHSLAQKGKLFSLEGDHFFFLKHAAFINAKIQEEFINND from the coding sequence ATGGCAAAAACTAGAGTATATTCTAACGGATACTTTTATAATTTAAGTTATGAACTTATTAATCCAGAATGCGAGAATTCTATATTAATTTTACATGGGTGGGGAGCTAATAAAGAGCTTATGAAGCAGGCTTTTTCACAAGTTTTAAAAAATTTTAAGCAAATTTATCTTGATTTACCAGGTTTTGGAAATTCAAGTATAGATGCTTCAATGGATTCATACGCATATGCTAAAGTTGTGAAAGATTTTTTGGTTACAATAGAACAAAAAATAGATTATTTAATGGGGCATTCTTTTGGTGGTAAAATTGCAACCATTATGTGCCAAAATGATGATTATAAGGGTTTGATTTTACTTTCAAGTGCAGGTATAGTTTTGCCAAAAAGTTCTAAGGTGCGTTTTAAAATAGCTTTGTTTAAAATTTTGAAAAATTTACCTTATGGTGATTTTTGGAGAAAATTTTTTATTAGCAAAGATGCTCAGGGTATGAGTGAAATTATGTATGATACTTTCAAAAAAGTAGTAAATGAAAATTTAGAAAATGAATTCCAAAAAATTAAAAATCCTATTTTAATTTTTTGGGGCAATGAAGATAAAGCTACGCCTTTAAAAAGTGGAGCAATTATCCACTCTTTAGCACAAAAAGGAAAATTATTTTCTTTAGAAGGAGATCATTTTTTCTTTCTAAAACATGCTGCTTTTATTAATGCAAAAATTCAAGAGGAATTTATAAATAATGATTGA
- a CDS encoding UDP-N-acetylmuramoyl-tripeptide--D-alanyl-D-alanine ligase gives MMIDVLAFLSLNFLLGFYLILALQWYAYKFSRVFLHYAKPLWHLYFLIIPYFAFVFSAYNGNFYLYFIVFTLSLLYGGYLYKNLDKKLVFTARIKRYFLILFVFSLIFMQFYYTGLEALIITFLVSFMVEKVNQKYFIKKASKKIYENQKLKIILITASFGKTSIKNFLYELLKNDYKCYKTPRSINTFMGIVKDINENLENNTEIYIVEAGAREQNDILEIAEFLNPQICIVGEIGLAHLEYFKTQDNIRKAKLQALKSKRLEKYFLHSSTLYKDEFYDECLSDIRASLKGLDFKVKLDENIYDFHANLLGAFNAYNICVCILLAHYLGIKLENITKSVFNLKAVEHRLEVISKEPKFIIDDGFNGNFKGMSQSYELCKTYQGRRVLVTPGIIEVNDEENIKLCEIINQCFDFVIITSEVNSVLLQKYITLDYYVVKEKSKLVQILAQYTKNGDLILFSNDAPNFM, from the coding sequence ATAATGATTGATGTTTTAGCTTTTTTAAGTTTGAATTTTTTACTTGGCTTTTATTTGATTTTAGCATTGCAGTGGTATGCTTATAAATTTTCCCGTGTTTTTTTACATTATGCTAAACCTTTATGGCATTTGTATTTTTTAATCATTCCTTATTTTGCTTTTGTATTTTCTGCATATAATGGAAATTTTTATCTTTATTTTATAGTTTTTACTTTGTCTTTATTATATGGTGGCTACTTATATAAAAATTTAGATAAAAAGCTTGTCTTTACTGCAAGAATTAAGCGATATTTTTTAATTTTATTTGTTTTTTCTTTGATATTTATGCAGTTTTACTATACAGGTTTAGAGGCTTTAATAATTACATTTTTGGTAAGCTTTATGGTTGAAAAAGTTAATCAAAAATATTTTATTAAAAAAGCAAGTAAAAAAATTTATGAGAATCAAAAATTAAAAATTATTTTAATAACTGCAAGCTTTGGAAAGACTAGTATTAAAAATTTTTTATATGAACTTTTAAAGAATGATTATAAGTGCTATAAAACACCTAGAAGTATTAATACTTTTATGGGTATAGTAAAAGATATCAATGAAAATTTAGAAAATAATACTGAAATTTATATCGTAGAAGCTGGTGCAAGAGAGCAAAATGATATTTTAGAAATTGCAGAGTTTTTAAATCCTCAAATTTGTATAGTAGGTGAGATTGGTTTGGCACATTTGGAGTATTTTAAAACTCAAGATAATATCCGTAAAGCTAAATTGCAAGCTTTAAAATCCAAGCGTTTGGAAAAATATTTTTTACACTCAAGCACCTTATATAAAGATGAATTTTATGATGAGTGTTTAAGTGATATTAGAGCAAGTTTAAAAGGTTTGGATTTTAAAGTGAAATTGGATGAAAATATTTATGATTTTCATGCGAATTTGCTAGGTGCTTTTAATGCTTATAATATTTGTGTTTGTATTTTACTTGCTCATTATTTAGGAATAAAATTAGAAAATATTACAAAAAGTGTATTTAATTTAAAGGCAGTAGAGCATCGTTTGGAGGTAATTTCTAAAGAGCCTAAATTCATCATAGATGATGGTTTTAATGGAAATTTTAAAGGTATGAGTCAAAGTTATGAACTTTGCAAGACTTATCAAGGAAGAAGGGTTTTGGTTACACCTGGTATAATAGAAGTAAATGATGAAGAAAATATAAAATTATGTGAAATTATTAACCAATGTTTTGATTTTGTAATTATCACCTCAGAGGTTAATAGCGTGCTTTTGCAAAAATACATTACTTTAGATTACTATGTGGTAAAAGAAAAATCAAAGCTAGTTCAAATTCTAGCTCAGTATACAAAAAATGGAGATTTAATTTTATTTTCCAATGATGCTCCAAATTTTATGTAA